Proteins from a single region of Oncorhynchus tshawytscha isolate Ot180627B linkage group LG03, Otsh_v2.0, whole genome shotgun sequence:
- the LOC112228464 gene encoding thrombospondin-3a yields MGARRDVPTFLALSTFLFVATCEPMDQNDMQVIDMLTLDSKTSVSAVEKVTGAMSVFSDIYIVSTFRLPPKMGGVLLGLYSKEENKKYLELAIMGKINKALVRYVREDGKLHTVNLQSTNLADGRTHSIILRIGGLRRDNLHLELYVNCRLADSSQGLPPLVPLPAEKVEIRNGFKAYARLQGAVESLKIALGGSVAKAGTLTDCPFQGDSSVYSTVGTTAEVNSILGDHTKALIGQLIIFNQILGELREDIREQVKEMSLIRNTILECQVCGFHDPRSRCSPNPCFKGLSCMETSDYPGYRCSPCPEGMTGNGTHCQDIDECSIAQPCYSPGACINTVKGFSCELCPPGLWGPPLFGVGLEYANHHKQECADIDECIEVANACVPHSMCTNTIGSFRCGGCKVGYLGNQTVGCVPRRSCATLSFNPCDANAHCIIERNGEVSCACNIGWAGNGNTCGTDTDIDGYPDRSLPCMDNDKHCKQDNCVYTPNSGQEDADNDGIGDQCDEDADGDGIKNVEDNCRLEPNKDQQNSDTDSFGDACDNCPNVPNIDQRDTDSNGQGDACDNDIDGDGIPNVLDNCPKVPNPMQTDRDGDGVGDACDSCPEISNPMQTDIDNDLVGDVCDTDQDTDGDGHQDSRDNCPDHPNSSQLDSDNDGLGDDCDDDDDNDGFPDVQDNCRLITNPNQKDSNSNGVGDVCENDFDNDSVWDLIDVCPESSEVTLTDFRAYQTVILDPEGDAQIDPNWVVLNQGMEIVQTMNSDPGLAVGYTAFNGVDFEGTFHINTVTDDDYAGFIFGYQDSSSFYVVMWKQTEQTYWQSTPFRAMAQPGLQLKAVKSRTGPGEYLRNALWHTGDTNEEVKLLWSDPRNVGWRDKTSYRWQLSHRPQVGYIRVKLYEGTEMVADSGVVIDTTMRGGRLGVFCFSQENIIWSNLRYRCNDTVPDDFNPYRKQVLLHIKV; encoded by the exons ATGGGTGCGAGGCGCGATGTGCCAACTTTTCTGGCTCTATCCACATTTCTATTCGTTGCAACATGTGAGCCAATGGACCAGAACGATAtgcaag TCATTGACATGCTAACCCTGGACTCCAAGACCAGTGTGTCTGCGGTGGAGAAGGTGACAGGTGCCATGAGTGTGTTCAGTGACATCTACATCGTGTCCACATTCCGCTTGCCTCCCAAGATGGGAGGGGTGCTGCTGGGCCTCTACAGCAAAGAGGAGAACAAGAAGTACCTGGAGCTGGCCATCATGGGAAAGATCAACAAAG CTCTGGTGCGTTACGTGAGGGAGGATGGCAAACTTCACACAGTGAACCTCCAGAGCACAAACCTGGCTGATGGTCGCACACACTCCATTATTCTCCGGATCGGAGGCCTGCGCAGAGACAACCTACACCTGGAGCTCTACGTCAATTGTCGATTGGCTGACTCCAGCCAGGGCCTCCCTCCATTGGTCCCTCTCCCCGCGGAGAAGGTGGAGATTCGTAATGGCTTCAAGGCCTACGCAaggctacag GGTGCTGTGGAGTCCCTCAAAATTGCACTAGGGGGCAGTGTGGCCAAAGCAGGGACCCTGACAGACTGTCCATTCCAGGGGGATTCATCAGTCTACAGCACAG TCGGTACGACTGCAGAAGTGAACTCCATTCTAG GAGACCACACAAAGGCTCTGATTGGTCAGCTGATCATCTTTAACCAGATCCTAGGAGAGCTGCGAGAGGACATCAGAGAGcag GTGAAGGAGATGTCCCTGATTAGGAACACCATTCTGGAGTGCCAAGTGTGTG GCTTCCACGACCCTCGTTCCCGCTGCTCCCCCAACCCCTGTTTTAAGGGCCTGTCCTGCATGGAGACCTCTGACTACCCAGGGTACCGCTGTAGTCCCTGTCCGGAGGGCATGACGGGCAACGGAACCCACTGCCAAGACATTGACGAG tGTTCCATAGCCCAGCCCTGCTACTCTCCAGGTGCGTGTATAAACACAGTGAAGGGTTTCAGCTGTGAGCTCTGCCCCCCTGGTCTCTGGGGCCCACCCCTCTTTGGGGTCGGACTGGAGTACGCCAACCACcacaaacag GAGTGTGCAGACATCGATGAGTGTATTGAAGTTGCCAACGCCTGTGTGCCCCACTCCATGTGTACCAACACCATC ggcTCGTTCAGGTGTGGTGGCTGTAAGGTGGGTTACTTGGGGAACCAGACAGTGGGCTGCGTGCCCCGTAGGTCCTGTGCCACACTCAGCTTTAACCCTTGTGATGCGAACGCCCACTGCATTATAGAGAGGAACGGAGAGGTGTCCTGTGCG TGCAACATTGGCTGGGCCGGTAACGGGAACACTtgtggcacagacacagacattgaTGGATACCCAGACCGCTCTCTGCCCTGTATGGACAATGACAAGCACTGTAAACAGGACAACTGTGTTTACACACCCAACTCAGGCCAGGAGGACGCAGACAACGACGGCATCGGAGACCAGTGTGACGAGGACGCAGATGGGGACGGCATCAAGAATGTGGAG GATAACTGTCGACTAGAACCCAACAAAGATCAGCAGAACTCAGACACAGACTCTTTCGGTGACGCCTGTGACAACTGTCCCAATGTCCCTAACATTGACCAGAGGGATACAGACAGCAACGGGCAAGGAGACGCCTGTGACAATGACATAGATGGAGATG GTATCCCCAACGTGCTAGACAACTGCCCCAAAGTCCCCAAccccatgcagacagacagggatggagacggGGTAGGAGACGCCTGCGACAGCTGCCCTGAGATCAGCAACCCCATGCAG ACGGACATTGACAATGACCTGGTGGGGGATGTGTGTGACACTGACCAGGACAC GGATGGGGACGGTCACCAGGATTCCAGGGACAACTGCCCTGACCATCCCAACAGCTCCCAGCTGGACTCGGACAATGATGGCCTTGGGGACGACTGTGATGATGACGATGACAATGACGGATTCCCAGACGTACAAGACAACTGCAGACTCATCACCAATCCCAACCAGAAAGATTCTAACA gtaaCGGGGTGGGCGACGTGTGTGAGAACGACTTTGACAATGATTCAGTCTGGGATCTGATTGATGTGTGCCCTGAGAGTTCAGAGGTCACACTGACAGACTTCAGAGCCTATCAGACAGTCATTCTGGATCCAGAGGGCGATGCCCAGATCGATCCCAATTGGGTGGTGCTCAATCAG GGCATGGAAATAGTTCAGACCATGAACAGTGATCCTGGTTTAGCTGTGG GCTACACAGCGTTCAACGGGGTGGACTTTGAGGGCACCTTCCACATCAACACGGTGACGGACGACGACTATGCAGGCTTCATCTTCGGCTACCAGGACTCCTCTTCCTTCTACGTGGTGATGTGGAAACAGACAGAGCAGACCTACTGGCAGTCGACACCCTTCAGGGCCATGGCCCAACCTGGCCTGCAGCTCAAA GCAGTGAAGTCCCGTACAGGGCCTGGTGAGTACCTGCGTAACGCCCTGTGGCACACAGGGGACACCAACGAGGAGGTGAAGCTGCTGTGGTCGGACCCACGGAACGTTGGCTGGAGAGACAAGACATCTTACCGCTGGCAGCTCAGCCACAGGCCCCAGGTGGGCTACATCAG GGTGAAGTTATATGAGGGGACGGAGATGGTGGCTGACTCTGGCGTGGTGATTGACACTACCATGAGAGGCGGACGACTGGGGGTCTTCTGTTTCTCCCAAGAGAACATCATCTGGTCCAACCTGCGCTACCGCTGCAACG ACACTGTTCCAGACGACTTCAACCCATATCGCAAACAGGTTCTGCTGCACATCAAGGTGTGA